The Halalkalibacter krulwichiae genome has a segment encoding these proteins:
- the gnd gene encoding phosphogluconate dehydrogenase (NAD(+)-dependent, decarboxylating), protein MKVGLIGLGKMGMNLGKNLIDNKHRVMAFDLNTNTIEEIKKYGVEGASSLQDLVQSLEKPRVVWIMVPHSVVDSVISEITPFLSEGDIVIEAGNSHYKESIRRYEQLKKVGVSFMDAGTSGGMEGARYGACYMIGGDPEAWSIVEPIFRDTAVDNGYLYAGKSGSGHFLKMVHNGIEYGMMAAIGEGFEVLEKSDFDFDYEKVARVWNNGSVIRSWLMELTERAFSKDAKLDEIKGIMHSSGEGKWTVETALDLQTATPVIAMSLLMRYRSLDNDTFTGKVVASLRNEFGGHAVEKS, encoded by the coding sequence GTGAAAGTAGGATTAATTGGATTAGGGAAAATGGGTATGAACTTAGGAAAAAACTTAATTGACAATAAACACCGTGTAATGGCGTTTGATCTAAATACAAATACTATTGAAGAAATTAAAAAATACGGAGTTGAAGGAGCATCCAGTTTACAAGATCTTGTTCAATCATTAGAAAAGCCACGAGTTGTTTGGATAATGGTCCCACACTCAGTCGTTGATTCAGTTATTAGTGAAATCACACCATTTCTAAGTGAAGGAGATATCGTCATTGAAGCTGGTAATTCGCATTATAAGGAATCCATTCGTCGTTACGAACAGTTGAAGAAAGTTGGAGTGAGCTTTATGGATGCCGGTACTTCTGGGGGGATGGAAGGTGCTCGCTATGGTGCTTGTTATATGATTGGTGGAGATCCTGAAGCATGGAGCATTGTCGAGCCGATTTTTAGAGATACAGCTGTAGATAATGGGTATTTATATGCTGGGAAATCTGGTAGTGGCCACTTCTTAAAAATGGTCCACAATGGAATAGAATACGGAATGATGGCCGCCATTGGTGAAGGATTCGAAGTCCTGGAAAAAAGCGATTTCGATTTTGACTATGAAAAAGTGGCACGGGTGTGGAATAACGGTTCTGTCATCCGCTCATGGCTCATGGAATTGACAGAACGCGCATTTTCTAAAGATGCAAAATTAGATGAAATTAAGGGCATTATGCATTCTTCTGGGGAAGGGAAATGGACAGTTGAAACCGCTTTGGATCTTCAAACAGCTACCCCTGTTATCGCTATGTCTTTACTAATGCGTTACCGTTCATTAGACAATGATACATTTACAGGTAAAGTGGTAGCTTCCCTTCGTAATGAATTTGGCGGACATGCTGTGGAAAAATCATAA
- a CDS encoding glucose-6-phosphate isomerase: MTISFDYSNALAFMKKSEVDNLSEFVKVAHKMLHEKTGPGSDYLGWVDLPLNYDKSEFERIKQAAERIKKHSDAMVVIGIGGSYLGARSAIEALSHSFHNQMNDKTKVYFAGHNISSTYISHLFELLEGKDISVNVISKSGTTTEPALAFRIFRDYMEKKYGKEEARKRIFATTDQEKGVLKKLADKEGYETFVIPDDVGGRYSVLTAVGLLPIAVAGLDIDHMMEGAAAAARKYNNPDLLTNESYQYAAVRNVLYNKGKAIEVLVNYEPSLHYVSEWWKQLFGESEGKDQKGLFPASVDFSTDLHSMGQYVQEGRRNLLETVLQIKKPRIEVTIQEDPENIDGLNFLAGKTMDEVNKSAFQGTLMAHIDGEVPNLVIELDEMNEYTYGEMVYFFEKACGISGHLLGVNPFDQPGVEAYKKNMFALLDKPGFEAEKATLMERLSK; the protein is encoded by the coding sequence ATGACTATTTCGTTTGATTACTCCAATGCATTAGCATTTATGAAAAAGAGTGAAGTAGATAATCTAAGTGAATTTGTAAAAGTGGCTCATAAAATGCTACATGAAAAAACAGGCCCCGGCTCTGATTATCTTGGTTGGGTCGATTTGCCACTAAACTATGATAAGAGTGAATTTGAAAGAATTAAACAAGCTGCTGAAAGAATCAAGAAACATTCAGACGCAATGGTTGTAATTGGTATTGGTGGTTCGTATTTGGGTGCAAGATCAGCTATAGAAGCTTTGTCCCATAGCTTTCATAACCAAATGAACGATAAGACAAAAGTGTATTTTGCCGGTCACAATATCAGTTCTACTTATATATCTCATTTATTTGAACTATTAGAGGGGAAAGATATCTCTGTTAACGTCATTTCCAAATCAGGAACAACGACAGAGCCAGCCCTTGCTTTCCGTATTTTTCGTGACTATATGGAGAAAAAATACGGAAAAGAAGAGGCGAGAAAACGTATTTTTGCCACTACAGATCAGGAAAAAGGCGTATTAAAAAAGCTTGCGGACAAAGAAGGATATGAAACGTTTGTTATTCCGGATGATGTAGGTGGAAGGTATTCTGTGCTAACAGCAGTTGGTCTCTTACCAATTGCCGTAGCAGGACTTGATATTGATCATATGATGGAAGGGGCAGCAGCAGCAGCCCGTAAATACAACAATCCTGATTTATTGACAAATGAGAGCTATCAGTATGCTGCGGTCCGAAATGTACTCTACAATAAGGGAAAAGCAATTGAAGTGCTTGTTAACTATGAGCCCTCCCTTCACTACGTATCGGAATGGTGGAAGCAGCTGTTTGGGGAAAGTGAAGGAAAAGATCAAAAGGGGCTATTCCCTGCTTCCGTTGATTTTTCAACGGATTTGCATTCCATGGGGCAATATGTACAAGAAGGTCGACGAAACCTTTTAGAAACGGTTTTACAGATTAAGAAACCTCGAATTGAAGTGACTATTCAGGAGGATCCAGAAAATATTGATGGATTAAACTTCCTGGCAGGTAAGACGATGGATGAAGTCAACAAAAGTGCATTTCAGGGTACCCTTATGGCCCATATAGATGGAGAAGTACCTAATCTCGTGATTGAACTGGATGAAATGAATGAATACACTTACGGTGAGATGGTTTACTTTTTTGAGAAGGCATGTGGGATTAGTGGCCATCTATTAGGAGTTAACCCATTTGACCAGCCTGGAGTCGAAGCATACAAGAAGAATATGTTTGCTTTACTTGACAAACCTGGTTTTGAAGCAGAAAAAGCTACTCTCATGGAGCGTTTATCAAAATAA